Within Telopea speciosissima isolate NSW1024214 ecotype Mountain lineage chromosome 8, Tspe_v1, whole genome shotgun sequence, the genomic segment TCCATTAGAGAAGCATCAAAGTGAGCTTTGATAGGTTCtttcttagttttcttttcagtttgaagggaggaagaaggaacgaagcaggaaggagaagagagagaaagaaggagatgaaATGAAGAGTCTAAAGAGTTATCTGCACCAGAGGCAGCCAACAAACATGGAGAGGAAATGGATCTTTCCCTTGGCGATAGGTTCAttggtttctctcttccttctctttctcacaACCCTCACCTCTCCATACGgtactctcttcttccctctcaaCGGCTCCGTTACCCTCTCCCGTGGCGTCTTCGTCGAATCCAAGCTTCGCCCTGTCCCCGTGTCTTCCCTGCCTCCACCCCCTCGCCTGGCTTATCTCATCTCCGGCTCCGCTGGCGATGGTTTGATGCTCAAGCGTACTCTCCTTGCCCTCTACCACCCGCTCAACCGCTACATTGTCCATCTCGACCTCGAGTCCACTCCCAAGGAACGCATTGATCTCCTCGATTACATCAGGACACACCAGATCTTCGCCTCCGTGGGTAACGTTCGAATGATCACCAAGGCCAATCTCGTCACCTATAAGGGTCCTACCATGGTCGCCAACACGCTCCACGCCGCTGCCATCTTGTTGAAGGAGGGTGGAGATTGGGACTGGTTCATCAATCTCAGTGCCTCCGATTACCCCCTCGTTACTCAAGATGGTTAGTCATTTTCGGCTTCTTCAATTTCTCCGGTTAGTCATTTGCACTTTCTTTTTTAAACATTTGATTGATTGGTGCCTTGCTGTGGTTAGATCTGTTGCACACGTTTTCGTATTTGCCCCGGGATCTCAACTTCATGGATCATACCAGCAACATTGGATGGAAGGAGTATGACCAATaaccctttcttttttgatCCATCTCCGGTTTGAAACTTTTAACTGACTTCGTTTTGGAAGTTTTGCTGACattcttttttggtttcttgcCTAGGTTTCAGCGGGCAAAACCAATTATTATAGATCCGGGGTTGTATATGACCCAGAAATCTGATGTTTTCTGGGTTTCCCAGAGGCGAAGCGTTCCCAACGCCTTTAAACTCTTCACAGGTGAAGTTAGCTAAAacttttaagtttttaaatcCATTTTCAACCGTGGATTAGTCTCTAGCCTCTGTTTCCTTTCAGTTCTGCTATTGTCAAATTTCTTACTTTTTAGTTATTTAAGAAGCCAGTTGTTCTAAGATAGGTTCTTGGAAACAACTTATAATATATATTGGACAAATATGGGGAAAAAATGCTATATGCCTCTGATCGCTTTATGGACTCcgtataatattttatatttaatgttTTTATTGATATCCATGTTTGCTCTTAACGTATAGGTGGAGTTTTTATGATGTCATAGTAAATTGGTTTCTGATAATCTAGGCAATTTTAACCTGAAAATTTTCTGTTTACATGATTTTCAATGGAAGGCAACAGAACCTTAAGAACTTAAAGCATAAAAAGTTCAAATGGGAAGCTCTCTCAATTTATGTTGAAATAAGATAGAATTGGATTTTGCAAAATATATGAACTGAAACTGTAGAATTATTGCTTATGTATGGTACAACTTGTCTGACATTTTGGGTCTTATGGGACCTTTCCCTAGAGAGATCTCCACTATTTTATTAAGAAAGGTTGATTTAACTATCAATGATAGAGAGAGCATGAGATGTAGTCGGTAGAAAATAGATTCAGGTTGTAAATGGAAACTAGTAGCCCTAAGATGCTCTTTTATTGTGATTTGGGATGCTGCAGATTCGATGACTCAGTAGGAAAACTGTCATTATCAAAGGTCTGGCACAGGATTTGTAAATTTCTTAAGTTATTTTCTTATtacaaaataataagaagataCTACACATTTAAGATAG encodes:
- the LOC122638249 gene encoding beta-glucuronosyltransferase GlcAT14B-like → MKSLKSYLHQRQPTNMERKWIFPLAIGSLVSLFLLFLTTLTSPYGTLFFPLNGSVTLSRGVFVESKLRPVPVSSLPPPPRLAYLISGSAGDGLMLKRTLLALYHPLNRYIVHLDLESTPKERIDLLDYIRTHQIFASVGNVRMITKANLVTYKGPTMVANTLHAAAILLKEGGDWDWFINLSASDYPLVTQDDLLHTFSYLPRDLNFMDHTSNIGWKEFQRAKPIIIDPGLYMTQKSDVFWVSQRRSVPNAFKLFTGSAWMALSRPFIDYCIWGWDNLPRTVLMYYSNFISSPEGYFHTVICNAREFRNTTVNSDLHFISWDNPPKQHPHQLNLNDMTKMIDSNAPFARKFRRDDPVLDKIDAELLFRGPGMVVPGGWCIGSRKNGTDPCLVMSNTTVLTPGPGARRLGNLIVSLLSKENFRPRQCK